A region of the Canis aureus isolate CA01 chromosome 5, VMU_Caureus_v.1.0, whole genome shotgun sequence genome:
GGGAGCGCAGGAGCAGCCGCTggccggggggaggggctgctTCGCCGCCTCAGTGCCAGGGCCTCCCGCCACCAGACCCAACCCCACGCTGGTCTTACTGAAAACGTTTATTGTCACAAAATGTCAGAGTACGTGACGGAGTTACCGCCAACTGGTGGGTTTGCTCCAGGCTGGAAGTGGGGCAGCAGCTCCCCAGCAGGGCCTTGCGCCCAGCGCAGCCTCAGTGGAGGGCACTGCTGCGGGTGGTTTGGTCCAGACACAGGACGGAGGAGTGGCTAGCAGACACGGTCAGTGGAGATGAAGCGAGGAGGGCAAGCGGGCGGCCCTCTCCCGGCCCTGTGTGTGCTCGGGCTGAGCGGGGAACCGGGCCGGGTCCCCGGTCACCTTAGGGCCAATGACGATGCTGCTGTTGGTGACGCGGGGCCCGTACCAGCCCGCCCAGAACTGCGTGTCCTGGCCTCCGTGCTGGAAGAGGATGTGGCGGACGCCGGGGGGGTAATCGGAGAAAGTGTGCGAGAcctggcaggagggcaggggaagaagtGATCgtcagggctggggagggcacaGGTGGGGCGGCAGCTCcactggggaggagcagggaggccgGGAGGCGGGGGCTCCAGGCCTCGGTTTCCTGCCGTCCTGGCCCCGGAGAAGTGGGTGGTGAGGGGCAAGCAGGTGAGGCCTCACCTCCGTCCACTTGGCGCTGTTCCACTGATCGACGGTCACAGGCGGGGGCTCGAAGGAGGCCAGGACGATGTAGTCGGCGGAGGCCAGCTGCACTCGGATGTGGTAGGTACAGCCACAGTCGGCTCTGGCCGCAAACCTGAGGGAAGGGGGGGCTCAGGACTGCGCGCCCCAGACGGAAGGCGGCCCTGGAGGCAGGCCGCTCACCCACAAACTGGAGCCCTGAGGCGGACCGTCCTGCCCTGCCCGAGGCCCAGCTGACTTCCCAGCTCTCCGGGCCCTCCTGTGTCCCTGGGGTAAGCAGTGTGCGGGGCCGCGTCGGGGCCGAGTGGCAACTCCTTTGGGTGTCCAGTGAAGACGTCCCCTTAACAAAGCAAAAGGCTCTCCACAGAGATAAAGGCCTGGGCAGTGGGAGCTGTGTCCCTGGACCTTGTACTGGATCAGACTGGGGATTCCGTGGGAGATTCTAGGGGTGGCCTGTGTGATGGGGCTGGTACAGGGCCCACCTTGTGCTCAGCCCTGCTGTCCACACCCCTGTAGCTCTGCGCACTCCTcaaaccccaccccctgccttagAATGGTGGCCCTGGGGCCCCACGGGGATTGGGGTCCTGCTTCTGCTGTGGGCCACGCCAGAACCTTGTACAGCtctggcacagagcaggagcctgggaaggagcagagggctgcacagagaaggggcaggggaggcaggcgCAGAAGGCCTGTGAGCAAGGTCCAGGGCGGCTGGGTCCGGGTGTCTCTGGTGCTCTAGCATCAATTTGTGACAATTTATCTGtaggcctcagtctccccatctatAAACTGGAATTAACACATGCTGATGCAGGAAGGCCAGGAGGTGTGAGCGGGCCGAGGGCTGGCTGGCGGCAGGGGCATGTGGGTGCGGGGCCAGGTGGGCCGGCCGCCGGGGCAGCCCCACCCTAGGACTTGGCTGGGCAGAGTGGGCGCAGCCTGTCGGTGCTCCCGGGAAGATGAGGGGACGATGCAGAGCGTGGCCGGCCCCACTCACCAGTCCTTAACCACGATTTCAGGCCGGACCGTGTCTAGCAGCTCCTCCCAGTAGCCCTCGGCCTTGAGGTCCACCAGCTGGGACTTGAGGCACATCCTGTGGAGCAAAAGGAAAGGCTTACGCTCCCAGGTGTGCTTGGCATGGCTGGCCCAGCACTGTCCCCTGACTGCAGGACTGCTGCCCCTGCTGGTGCTGGCCTATGGGAAACACGCACTTGTGTGGCGGCCTGTGGTCTAGTTCCATGAACTCGTGTTCCTAGAGGAGGAACCTGCAGACCCCCCGACTTGCCCTAATCACCCAGGGGCTCTCGGCCCTTATTCTTCACCCCCCACTGCTATGAATCTCGGCCACCGAGTTCTCCTGCTCTAAGAAGTGAGAGACTCTGAGCCTGTCCGGGAACCACCTTCCACCTTCCTCGAGCTGCACAGACAGGCCCTCGCTCTGGCCTGAGATTTGGCAAGAGTTGTCCCAACCCTCTTCCCCTCCACACTGCAGCCCGGTGGTTTATCTTACTCATAAGATGTGACAAAGTACTTCTTGACTTTGGAGTCAGGAAAATCTGTCCCGTGGTCTCCAGGGAGGCTCTCCACCTTCCATTCGTCTCCCCCATTGCAGTCAATTTGCCAGGACTTCATATCCTctagggagaagcagaagccgAGGTCAGAGCCCCGTGTAAAGATGCGGCCGGGTCCTCCCCGCCTGGGCTGGGCTTGCTCACGCTCACATCTCAAGGTGTGTACCCCAGCTGGGCCTCGGGGCGCCCGACAGAGTGCCCTTCCTCCCAACACGTTTCCACCTGTGCCGCCGTCACGTGTGGTCTGGggcttcctccctcccaccctgtccCTGACTGGCCTGACTCCTAGCAtgaggctggtgggggggggcggcgggggagcaTTACCAAAAGGCTAAACtagcatttccttccttttacgtTGCTGAGGGGCTCTGGGAAACACCGAAGTTTCAGTTCTCAAAACGCAGTTATGAGGGGCCGGTGATGACGCTTCTGTCCTTAATGACAAGTCTGTTTGTCCCAGTGCAAACCACTCACTTGACTGCCATCTCCCCTGACACCCTAACTCTAGCTGAGATCTGAAGGGCCCCAAAGACTGATTCACCGGCTTGCCGCTGGGTCACGGGGACCCCCTCTGCCCAGCGCGGGAGGGCTAACCGACAGTGGGCATCCTGGGCTGGCGGCACACAGTAACCCTGTATTCTCACTGGGCTGGCCTGGCAGGTCCCGTCTCCCCCTTCAGGCTGAGACAGGAGGACCTTAAAAAAGCCCAGCGGTGTCTCTACCCCGGCTTTCCAGAACAATAGCCGAGGGAGCTTTTCCCAATTGGTCCTGTGCTCTACTAGGAGCCGGCACCCACTCCCCAGGCCCCGCGGCCTGCTGCCAGTAGAGAACGAGAGGAGTGACCCAGAAATCCAGGAGTGGGGCTGTGCCGAGCAGAGGCGAAGGAGAGACCTAAGCTACACAGCTGCCAGCCCAAGCCCAGCATGATCAGGGCTGCAGGTGGGCTCTGGGGAGCTGTGAGCTGAGCTGGCGGCCCAGCGGGGCAGCTTCTGAGTGGGATCTGGGGCAGGCAGAGAGATGGAGCGTGTGAGCCACTATCTCTGGGGCCTCCGAGGGGCCCGAGCGCCTGCATCAGGACCAGGCCCTGGCAACTGGCCGGTTCTGGATCTTTGGGTGGGACGCTCATCCTGggtccccatctataaaatggagccAACCCTACTTATTTGGCCAACTCCTGGGGTCCTCGTGAGGATCAGGAGAGAAAATCGACAGGAGAGGGATTCTCAGTGTACACACTGTGCTTGCACTGATTGTTGCTGAAGCCCCAACGTGAAGTTTGGTGCCTGGtgtatagtaggtgctcaatgaaaggagaaaaaaaaaaccctggcaAGTACAAGAGAACATTAAAAGCTAAACAGAGACTTCAAATGATGTGCATGCAGTCACATCTGGAAttcctcatttccttcctctgggTCACGGGGACAGTGGGAGGGAATGACCTTTGTGAACCCCACAGCCAGTGAAGTCCAGGGCCTGGCACGGGGGAAGCCCTCTACGCACGTCAGGAAGCTTGGACCATGCTGGAGCAGGGGGGGGAGGTGAACGAGCAGTTGGTTcgttcattccacaaacatttttcGAGCACGGGCTATGTGAAGGCGTCACTGGGGACATTGGGCAGAGTGGTGAGCAAGACCCATTAGGCCCCTGGACCTTGGAGCTTGTGGCAAAGAAA
Encoded here:
- the FBXO6 gene encoding F-box only protein 6; translation: MALVSINELPESILLEVFTHIPTRQLLLRCRPVCSLWRDLIDLVTLWKRKCLREGFITEDWDQPVADWKIFFFLCSLRRNLLRNPCAEEDMKSWQIDCNGGDEWKVESLPGDHGTDFPDSKVKKYFVTSYEMCLKSQLVDLKAEGYWEELLDTVRPEIVVKDWFAARADCGCTYHIRVQLASADYIVLASFEPPPVTVDQWNSAKWTEVSHTFSDYPPGVRHILFQHGGQDTQFWAGWYGPRVTNSSIVIGPKVTGDPARFPAQPEHTQGRERAARLPSSLHLH